GACGGCACGCGCATCGTGGTCATGCCGCAACCGGGCATCGTGCAGTTCTACAAGGATGTCCGCTGGCGTGAGCGCATGCCGGTATTGCTGCAATCAATGCTGTTGCAGGGATTTCAGGAATCCGGCCGCCTGCTCGGTGCGAGCAGCCTGTCTACCGGCCTGCGTGGCGACTACGCGTTGCATCTGGATCTCGGCGATTTCCAAGCCGAATATCGCGGCGCGACCAACCCCACTGTCGTCATACGGCTCAATGCGCAACTCACGCAAAACGCCAGCAATCGCGTGATTGCGGCGCGCAGTTTCAGCTGGGAACAACCGAGCGGCGAAATCGCCATCGGCACGGTGGTCGCCACGTTCGAGCAGGGTTTGAATAACGTATTGCCGCAAGTTGTGGAGTGGACACTCAAGAGCGGCGAAGCGGATTGGCAGAGCATCAACGCCAAGACGCGCTGAGAAGATTTTTCTTGCTCGTCATCCCAGCGCAGGCTGGGATGACGGCTCCTGACGATGACGAATTTTTTCGCCGACGTTTTTAAATTACCAGTTTTAACGCGTTTCGCCGGCAACAATGATCCGCCGAAACGTCAGATTGATACGTGCCGCAACTTCACGCGCCGTCTTCGGCAAATCGTGGCGATAATTCTTCTGCGTTGCACCGCGCATCAA
The sequence above is drawn from the Pseudolysobacter antarcticus genome and encodes:
- a CDS encoding ABC-type transport auxiliary lipoprotein family protein, encoding MKATWRILSSAAALLMLCGCLGITKKHEPSTVYAPTLAHSTAASGAPLAWQLLVDVPSAVDPLDGTRIVVMPQPGIVQFYKDVRWRERMPVLLQSMLLQGFQESGRLLGASSLSTGLRGDYALHLDLGDFQAEYRGATNPTVVIRLNAQLTQNASNRVIAARSFSWEQPSGEIAIGTVVATFEQGLNNVLPQVVEWTLKSGEADWQSINAKTR